The following are encoded in a window of Rubellicoccus peritrichatus genomic DNA:
- a CDS encoding DUF2293 domain-containing protein, with the protein MPIESRTVRPCAKPNHVISESGEVLPIPHGWELLKPGDAALSRRIKKATHTWTVKEKKGRKVFSRGIWAPAEDIASIRTELENERADPVYQKKLNAGWKRRSEQQTQYVKDFEQTVFEFLDFHSRYQLLARELAARIAAHATPVGSGTVARTQRIPIEQRAEAATIAWMRHQTTAYDNMAIPRIKGQRREVRRMLAKQSQAVLSQYRSGHRVDVQLCPLQAAIRG; encoded by the coding sequence GTGCCGATAGAAAGCAGAACAGTACGACCATGCGCGAAACCTAATCACGTCATCAGTGAATCAGGTGAAGTGTTGCCGATTCCGCATGGTTGGGAGTTACTCAAACCTGGTGACGCTGCATTGAGCCGGAGAATTAAAAAAGCCACACATACCTGGACGGTTAAAGAAAAGAAAGGGAGGAAAGTTTTCTCGCGTGGTATTTGGGCTCCTGCTGAGGACATTGCTTCGATTCGAACTGAGCTGGAAAATGAAAGAGCCGATCCTGTCTATCAAAAGAAGCTTAATGCGGGGTGGAAACGTCGATCGGAGCAGCAAACTCAATATGTAAAGGACTTTGAGCAGACTGTGTTTGAGTTCCTGGATTTTCACTCGCGTTATCAACTGCTTGCGAGGGAACTGGCGGCACGGATTGCCGCCCATGCAACTCCAGTGGGCAGTGGCACAGTTGCCCGGACTCAGCGGATTCCCATCGAACAACGCGCCGAGGCCGCGACTATTGCCTGGATGCGTCATCAGACGACTGCCTATGATAACATGGCGATCCCTCGAATCAAGGGACAGCGCCGTGAAGTCAGACGTATGTTAGCCAAGCAATCTCAGGCTGTTTTGAGCCAGTATCGCTCAGGGCATAGGGTCGATGTTCAGCTCTGTCCGTTACAGGCTGCGATTCGAGGCTAG